The proteins below come from a single Eupeodes corollae unplaced genomic scaffold, idEupCoro1.1 scaffold_640, whole genome shotgun sequence genomic window:
- the LOC129953482 gene encoding uncharacterized protein LOC129953482 encodes MKTPHVHEIKLPRITPPTFYGDYNTWRPFHDLFVSLIHNNSSLSNIEKLTYLKSCLKGNAASLLDYLEVNNDNYDEAWEILTTRYDHKRILVNSQLKSFFEQPIIKVETSDSIKCLLDKSKEVLHALKNLGVPVESWDVFVIFTLLQKLPIKTQQLWEEKLGLTKELPSFHEFSVFLETRFRSLEVVCQSGLKSLDSTSKEPSKFKPRVFHLNSTRKDTRSCAVCHRGQHTLRSCYSFLDLDVPERMKIVKQIGVCENCLAYNHKTFKCPSEKRCYHCRQKHHSLLHDSHSTQQSFNNQPSFSQDSQFNNSQPSNSHNSQPHRRNPIPVSNQNSYPVSTQINPNAPAFHPGSDQASSTNTTRSYHLSNQANSFVLLATAVVQIQSLNGEFVNLRALIDPGSEATFITEAAAQQLNLRKCRTLVEVSGFGNNKTGSCQSFVNIKLKSIHTSFEIGARAFVFKTLTGLLPNKEFLPHQWAHIQGLSLADPSFHKPANVDLLLGSDVFSEIVLPEIVRGTEAVAPIAQNTQLGWIVFGKVPVETFRIHLQFVDIDSQLRKFWEIEETPFDEPEAAEDAACEKHFQMNTCRLPDGRFEVALPFKDGDRPALGNSQQGAFRRFLQLERRLNNNPELHKQYAACISEYLQLNHMEEVDVSQGILNSPFYYVVPHHAVFKESSTTTKLRVVFDATFKTSDGTSLNEHLLVGPKTQLNIMDIILKWRTFKITLTADIEKMYRQIQMRDQDTLYQLIYWRSDNQSPLKLYRLKTVTFGTASAPYLATRTLNKLADDERQNYPLAADMIRQDMYVDDLVSGADSIYEAQQKVTEINQLLLSAGFHLRKWASNFEEALVNIAHQDRAVDFMLPFESAEHIKTLGIKWLPYSDSFSFQWTKSESVEVTKREVLSTIAKLFDPLGWISPCVILAKIIMQKLWVKGLAWDAPVPPELQREWLSLQTQLPVLQDIKIQRWMQTEKNNLKVELHGFSDASMKAYGAVVYLRTLDKNNKIHTNLVMSKTRVAPLNTISLPRLELCGAVMLSRLLNYVQKVLKLNDVKTFAWTDSMITLCWIAAPPSKWKTFVSNRVAEIQRLTNVNIWNHVPTKQNPADFASRGVSPLELKDNCLWWRGPDYLQSDWKFSSPSSTSSFETEEEMRPEKIHLHCVVETENEVQKLINKISDFKQLVRTIAYCRRIAFFFVKKLSQDQLKSPISTTDIRNATFNCIRVVQRQHFSEVFKDLTKHPTSGKHFGSLNPFIDSHGILRVGGRLQNSNLQYEQKHPIILKSSNLFTELLIREAHENTFHGGIQQTIAYIRTKYWIFNLKTSVKKYIHHCTICFRFGAKPLQQLMGNLPAPRVRISRPFTHTGVDYAGPIDVKSWKGRGGKTFKGYFSIFVCLATKAIHLEAVTDMTTQTFLAAFRRFTARRGICTEIYSGCGKNFVGANSELQKMLKTANFDWKQVQLATTNIGTKWNFIPPASPHFGGLWEAGVKSVKFHLKRIVRNETLTFEELSTLLTQIEACLNSRPLCPLSDNFEDFAILTPAHFLIGTSSFLVPEADINDEKITHLNRWNKMQAAVNSFWKQWSGEYLSRMQRRPKWLHQQPQPQVGDLVLLKDERLPPSQWALARITSLVQGADKLTRVVTIKTKSDEDGVENYVHAGEEC; translated from the exons ATGAAAACACCACATGTACATGAGATTAAGCTTCCTCGTATAACTCCTCCAACCTTTTATGGAGATTACAATACTTGGCGTCCTTTCCATGACCTTTTTGTGTCATTGATACACAACAATTCTTCTTTATCGAATATCGAGAAATTGAcatatttaaaatcatgtttaAAGGGTAATGCTGCATCATTATTAGACTATTTAGAGGTTAATAATGATAATTATGATGAGGCTTGGGAAATTTTGACAACACGCTACGACCACAAAAGAATTTTAGTCAACTCAcagttaaaatcattttttgagcaGCCAATAATTAAGGTTGAAACGTCAGATTCTATCAAGTGTCTGTTAGATAAATCGAAAGAAGTGCTTCATGCTTTGAAGAACTTAGGTGTGCCAGTAGAAAGTTGGGATGTTTTCGTGATTTTCACATTGCTACAAAAACTACCTATAAAAACACAACAGTTATGGGAAGAAAAGCTTGGATTAACAAAGGAGCTACCTTCTTTCCatgaattttcagtttttttggaaaCTCGTTTTCGTTCTTTAGAAGTTGTTTGCCAATCAGGGTTGAAGTCACTAGATTCCACTAGTAAGGAACCATCTAAATTCAAACCAAGAGTATTTCACTTGAATTCTACAAGGAAGGATACTCGTAGTTGTGCAGTATGTCATCGCGGTCAGCATACACTTCGCTCTTGTTACTCATTTTTAGATTTGGATGTACCTGAAAGAATGAAGATAGTTAAACAAATAGGAGTTTGTGAAAATTGTTTGGCTTACaaccataaaacattcaaatgtCCGAGTGAGAAACGATGTTATCACTGCAGACAGAAACATCACTCACTTTTACACGATTCTCATTCTACTCAGCAGTCATTTAACAATCAACCTTCATTTTCTCAAGATTCACAGTTCAACAATTCACAGCCGTCTAATTCGCACAATTCACAACCACATCGTAGAAATCCAATACcagtttcaaatcaaaatagcTATCCAGTATCAACACAAATCAATCCAAACGCTCCAGCATTTCATCCAGGTAGTGATCAAGCTTCATCAACGAACACCACTCGCAGTTATCACCTCTCAAATCAAGCGAATTCTTTCGTTCTACTTGCCACAGCAGTAGTTCAGATTCAGTCATTGAACGGAGAGTTTGTGAATTTGAGAGCGCTGATAGATCCAGGTTCAGAAGCAACATTCATCACCGAAGCAGCAGCACAACaacttaatttaagaaaatgtcgTACCCTTGTCGAAGTCTCTGGATTTGGAAATAACAAAACAGGTTCTTGTCAAAGCTTTgtcaacataaaattaaaatcgataCATACCTCATTTGAGATAGGTGCTAGGGCGttcgtttttaaaactttaactggtTTACTTCCCAATAAAGAGTTTCTTCCACATCAATGGGCCCATATTCAGGGTTTGAGTTTAGCCGATCCCTCATTTCACAAACCTGCTAACGTTGACTTGCTATTAGGTAGTGATGTTTTTAGTGAAATAGTTCTGCCGGAGATAGTCAGGGGAACAGAAGCAGTTGCTCCAATTGCTCAAAACACTCAACTTGGATGGATCGTCTTTGGTAAGGTACCTGTCGAAACATTTCGGATACACTTGCAGTTTGTCGACATCGATTCACAACTTCGCAAATTTTGGGAAATTGAAGAAACACCGTTCGATGAACCTGAAGCTGCGGAAGACGCTGCTTGTGAGAAGCATTTTCAGATGAACACCTGCCGTTTACCAGATGGAAGATTTGAAGTTGCCTTACCATTCAAGGACGGTGATAGACCTGCACTTGGAAACAGTCAGCAAGGAGCCTTCAGAAGATTTCTTCAACTCGAACGAAGACTCAACAACAATCCAGAGTTACACAAACAATATGCAGCTTGCATTTCCGAGTACCTTCAACTAAATCACATGGAAGAAGTAGATGTCAGCCAAGGAATTCTTAATTCACCATTCTATTATGTCGTGCCTCATCATGCTGTATTTAAGGAGTCCAGTACCACAACGAAGTTGCGAGTAGTTTTTGATGCTACCTTCAAAACTTCTGACGGAACGTCCTTGAACGAACATCTTTTGGTTGGACCTAAGACACAATTAAACATTATGGACATCATTTTAAAATGGAGAACTTTTAAGATTACCTTGACAGCGgacattgaaaaaatgtacCGGCAAATTCAAATGAGAGACCAAGACACGCTTTATCAGCTAATTTATTGGAGAAGTGACAACCAGAGTCCTTTGAAGCTGTATCGTTTAAAAACAGTAACTTTTGGAACCGCATCTGCTCCTTACTTGGCAACACGTACTTTGAATAAGCTCGCTGATGATGAAAGGCAAAATTATCCATTAGCAGCTGATATGATAAGACAAGACATGTACGTTGATGATTTAGTAAGCGGAGCAGACTCAATTTACGAAGCTCAACAGAAAGTGACCGAAATCAACCAACTCTTATTATCAGCTGGCTTCCATCTTCGGAAATGGGCCAGTAATTTTGAAGAAGCTCTTGTGAACATCGCTCATCAAGACCGTGCAGTTGATTTCATGCTACCCTTTGAGTCAGCAGAACACATCAAGACTCTTGGAATCAAATGGCTTCCTTACAGTGACTCCTTTTCTTTTCAGTGGACCAAATCCGAATCAGTAGAAGTCACCAAACGAGAAGTTCTTTCAACTATTGCCAAACTTTTCGATCCCCTTGGATGGATTTCACCATGTGTGATTTTGGCAAAAATCATTATGCAAAAGTTATGGGTGAAGGGTTTGGCATGGGATGCACCTGTTCCGCCAGAACTGCAGCGAGAATGGTTATCTCTACAAACACAACTACCAGTTCTTCAAGATATCAAAATTCAACGTTGGATGCAAActgaaaagaataatttaaaagtagAATTACATGGATTCAGCGATGCTTCAATGAAGGCTTATGGAGCTGTAGTTTATTTACGGACCttggacaaaaataataaaattcacacCAACCTTGTTATGTCGAAAACTAGAGTTGCACCACTCAATACTATATCGCTTCCTCGACTTGAATTATGTGGTGCTGTGATGTTATCTCGACTTTTAAACTATGTTCAAAAggtcttaaaattaaatgatgtcAAAACGTTTGCGTGGACGGATTCTATGATAACTTTATGTTGGATTGCTGCACCGCCatcaaaatggaaaacatttgtTAGTAACAGAGTTGCCGAAATACAGAGattaacaaatgtcaacatcTGGAATCATGTTCCTACAAAACAGAACCCAGCAGATTTTGCGTCCAGAGGAGTTTCACCATTGGAACTTAAAGACAACTGTCTTTGGTGGCGAGGACCAGACTACCTTCAATCCGATTGGAAGTTTTCGAGCCCAAGTTCAACATCATCGTTTGAAACAGAAGAAGAAATGCGTCCAGAAAAAATCCACCTGCATTGCGTCGTTGAAACTGAAAATgaagtacaaaaattaattaacaaaatttcagaTTTTAAACAACTCGTACGAACCATTGCTTACTGCCGGaggattgcattcttttttgttaaaaaattatcacaAGACCAGTTAAAAAGCCCAATTTCAACAACCGACATTAGAAATGCAACCTTTAATTGCATTAGAGTAGTACAGAGACAGCACTTTTCAGAAGTATTCAAGGATTTGACAAAGCATCCAACATcaggtaaacattttggatCATTAAATCCCTTTATTGACAGTCATGGAATACTACGAGTAGGAGGacgtttacaaaattcaaatttacaataCGAACAGAAACatccaattattttaaaatctagcaATCTCTTCACAGAACTTTTGATTAGGGAGGCGCATGAAAACACTTTCCATGGTGGAATACAGCAAACGATCGCATATATAAGGACAAAATATTGGATTTTCAACCTAAAAACtagtgttaaaaaatatattcaccaCTGTACTATCTGTTTTCGTTTTGGAGCGAAACCGTTACAGCAATTAATGGGAAATCTTCCAGCTCCCCGAGTAAGAATCTCGCGACCATTTACCCACACCGGGGTAGACTATGCTGGACCGATAGATGTCAAATCTTGGAAAGGCCGTGGAGGAAAAACGTTCAAAGGATATTTCTCCATATTTGTATGTTTAGCAACCAAGGCAATACACCTTGAAGCTGTCACCGATATGACAACTCAAACTTTTTTGGCAGCCTTTCGAAGATTTACAGCACGTCGAGGTATTTGCACAGAAATCTACAGTGGCTGTGGAAAAAACTTCGTAGGAGCGAATTCCGAACTTCAAAAAATGCTGAAGACCGCAAATTTCGACTGGAAGCAAGTCCAATTAGCAACAACCAACATCGGAACAAAGTGGAATTTTATTCCTCCCGCTTCCCCGCACTTTGGAGGTCTATGGGAAGCAGGAGTGAAATCCGTTAAATTTCACTTAAAGCGGATCGTTAGAAACGAGACCCTTACATTTGAGGAACTCAGCACACTTCTAACTCAAATAGAAGCATGTTTAAATTCGAGGCCTCTATGTCCTTTATCCGACAACTTTGAAGACTTCGCCATTTTAACACCAGCACACTTTCTAATTGGAACATCAAGTTTTCTTGTACCAGAAGCAGATATAAACGACgaaaaaattactcatctaAATAGATGGAATAAAATGCAAGCAGCCGTCAACTCATTCTGGAAGCAGTGGAGCGGAGAGTACTTATCTCGAATGCAACGTCGACCAAAATGGTTACACCAACAGCCACAACCTCAAGTTGGAGATTTAGTATTGCTAAAAGATGAACGCCTGCCACCATCGCAATGGGCTCTTGCACGTATTACCTCACTAGTACAAGGAGCTGATAAGCTTACTCGTGTCgtaactataaaaacaaaatcag ACGAAGATGGAGTTGAGAACTATGTTCACGCCGGGGAGGAATGTTGA